Proteins co-encoded in one Rhodococcus sp. PAMC28707 genomic window:
- a CDS encoding site-2 protease family protein translates to MVFAFGVILFALGITVSIALHEAGHMLTARATGMKVRRFFIGFGPKVFSFRRGETEYGLKAIPAGGFCDIAGMTAIDELAPDEVERAMYRQKTWKRLVVMLGGIAMNFVLGFLLIFTLAVGWGLPNLNTPSGAMVGNMECVAPTQNDNLTLPKCDGQSPAFAAGIRQGDVIVSVNGSPTPEFADVVAATQPLSGTVDFVIERNGEELTFPVQVQQVQRWVRDGTETGRRSATVGAVGVQLETFKPTQYNALAAIPASFAFTGDMFVETGQRLVQMPSKVADLWTSVTGGERDPETPISVVGASVIGGQLVERSQWPVFVLLLASLNFFLGIFNLLPLLPLDGGHMAVTIYERIRNFFRRRRGLPNGGPVDYMKLMPVTYVVIVIGGAYMLLTLTADIVNPIRLF, encoded by the coding sequence ATGGTGTTCGCATTCGGCGTCATTCTGTTCGCCCTGGGAATCACGGTGTCCATTGCTCTGCACGAGGCCGGCCACATGTTGACCGCCCGCGCTACGGGCATGAAGGTTCGACGCTTTTTCATCGGCTTCGGTCCAAAGGTGTTCTCTTTTCGGCGCGGTGAGACGGAGTACGGACTCAAGGCGATACCGGCAGGCGGTTTCTGTGACATCGCCGGGATGACCGCCATCGACGAGCTCGCGCCCGACGAGGTCGAGCGCGCGATGTATCGGCAGAAAACGTGGAAGCGCCTCGTCGTCATGCTCGGCGGAATAGCGATGAACTTCGTTCTCGGTTTCCTGCTCATCTTCACGCTCGCTGTGGGCTGGGGACTGCCGAACCTGAACACGCCGTCCGGTGCGATGGTCGGGAATATGGAGTGTGTGGCGCCGACTCAGAACGACAATCTGACTTTGCCGAAATGTGACGGTCAAAGTCCGGCGTTCGCTGCAGGTATTCGCCAAGGCGACGTGATTGTGTCCGTGAACGGCTCACCGACGCCGGAGTTCGCCGACGTAGTTGCTGCGACCCAGCCTTTATCCGGCACAGTGGATTTCGTCATCGAACGTAACGGTGAAGAACTAACCTTCCCGGTGCAGGTGCAGCAAGTGCAGCGCTGGGTGAGAGACGGGACCGAGACTGGTAGACGATCTGCGACGGTTGGCGCAGTGGGCGTGCAGCTGGAGACCTTCAAGCCAACGCAGTACAACGCCCTCGCCGCAATTCCAGCATCGTTTGCGTTCACCGGCGATATGTTCGTGGAGACAGGGCAACGCCTCGTTCAAATGCCGAGCAAAGTAGCCGATTTGTGGACTTCGGTCACAGGCGGTGAGCGCGATCCCGAGACGCCAATCAGTGTTGTGGGTGCCAGTGTGATCGGTGGACAGTTGGTCGAGCGATCCCAGTGGCCGGTATTCGTACTGCTGCTCGCGAGCCTGAACTTCTTCCTCGGCATTTTCAACCTGCTGCCGTTGCTTCCCCTCGACGGCGGACATATGGCCGTCACCATCTACGAGCGGATCCGCAATTTCTTCCGCCGGCGTCGTGGTCTGCCGAACGGTGGACCCGTCGACTACATGAAGCTGATGCCCGTCACGTATGTGGTGATCGTGATCGGCGGCGCGTACATGTTGCTCACTCTCACCGCGGACATCGTGAACCCGATCCGATTGTTCTAG
- the frr gene encoding ribosome recycling factor, translated as MIDEALFDAEERMEKAVTVARDDLSSIRTGRANPGMFNRIVIEYYGSPTPITQLASVSVPEARMVVIKPYEPAQLGPIETAIRNSDLGVNPTNDGNLIRISIPQLTEERRREFVKQAKGKGEDAKVAIRNVRRKTMEELKRIQKDGEAGEDEVLRAENELDKTTSKYTVSIDELVKRKEADLMEV; from the coding sequence GTGATAGACGAAGCGCTTTTCGACGCCGAGGAGAGGATGGAGAAGGCGGTCACCGTTGCTCGCGACGACCTGTCGTCCATCCGAACCGGCAGGGCCAATCCGGGCATGTTCAACCGCATTGTGATCGAGTACTACGGTTCCCCGACGCCTATCACCCAGCTGGCAAGTGTCAGTGTCCCCGAGGCCCGGATGGTGGTGATCAAGCCGTACGAGCCTGCACAGCTCGGGCCGATCGAGACTGCGATTCGCAACTCCGATCTCGGTGTGAACCCGACGAACGATGGCAACCTCATTCGTATCAGCATTCCGCAGCTGACGGAGGAGCGCCGCCGCGAGTTCGTCAAGCAGGCCAAGGGCAAGGGCGAGGACGCCAAGGTGGCGATCCGCAACGTGCGTCGAAAGACGATGGAAGAGCTCAAGCGTATTCAGAAGGATGGCGAGGCGGGCGAAGACGAGGTCCTACGGGCCGAGAACGAGCTCGACAAGACCACCTCGAAGTACACCGTGTCGATCGACGAATTGGTCAAGCGTAAAGAAGCGGACTTGATGGAGGTCTGA
- a CDS encoding DUF1990 domain-containing protein encodes MELTYPEIGGTKGPMPAGYHHLDRRVRIGTGRGAFEAAADALSEWQMHRKSGLGVDTSTPRAEADTVVVLTLGRIRIPCRVVYLIDSPDRRGFAYGTLPGHPEQGEECFAVEFDPTNDAVFAHIRAFSRPGRWFTALGGPVGRRVQKLFTDRYLAALRTYAA; translated from the coding sequence ATGGAGCTCACCTATCCCGAGATCGGCGGCACCAAGGGCCCGATGCCTGCCGGCTACCACCATCTCGATCGTCGAGTCCGCATCGGCACCGGACGCGGTGCATTCGAAGCAGCAGCCGACGCCCTGTCTGAATGGCAGATGCATCGAAAGTCGGGACTCGGGGTCGACACGTCGACCCCGAGAGCCGAGGCGGACACCGTCGTCGTGCTGACGCTAGGTCGGATTCGAATTCCCTGCCGCGTCGTGTACCTCATCGACTCTCCCGATCGACGGGGTTTCGCATACGGCACCCTGCCTGGGCACCCGGAGCAGGGCGAGGAGTGCTTCGCCGTCGAATTCGATCCCACGAACGACGCCGTCTTCGCACACATCCGCGCGTTCTCACGACCCGGTCGCTGGTTCACTGCACTCGGCGGACCCGTCGGAAGACGGGTCCAGAAACTCTTCACCGACAGGTACCTGGCCGCGTTGCGAACGTACGCAGCGTGA
- a CDS encoding DUF2631 domain-containing protein produces the protein MAQTELDPASYDPVEYTHEDISEVPSANWGWSGESNKAMRIAAIGVAVFLLLMIHGNHTGGIEDLYIIGFAIALVGIVVRDIIVRRKPR, from the coding sequence GTGGCACAAACCGAACTGGACCCCGCTTCGTACGACCCGGTCGAGTACACCCATGAGGACATATCCGAGGTGCCCTCGGCCAACTGGGGCTGGAGCGGCGAGTCGAACAAGGCGATGCGGATCGCCGCTATCGGCGTCGCAGTCTTCCTGCTGCTCATGATCCACGGAAACCACACAGGCGGGATCGAAGACCTCTACATCATCGGTTTTGCAATTGCGCTCGTCGGCATCGTAGTTCGCGACATCATCGTTCGCCGCAAGCCGCGATAG
- a CDS encoding CoA ester lyase, with amino-acid sequence METPVTFGVAPERARSWLLVPATQPEAFASAAASEVDAVILDIEDAVAPHAKPAARDAVVAWLEAGNSAWVRINDATTPFWADDLEALSGLRGLAGIMLAKTESGGQVDATAARVTAGTRILALVESAVGLEATPEIARADSTFRLAFGSGDFRRDTGMSDEPLAMAYPRSRLVVSSRAARLPGPIDGPTLTANDSILARDSALTVSMGMTGKLCMHAEQAPIVNRVLAPAPGDVTWADEVIDTLGIDGAHVKDGSDLPRLAKALKIREAAGIFGITAENNPAHISSSPTGLGRE; translated from the coding sequence ATGGAGACCCCAGTGACATTTGGCGTAGCACCGGAACGAGCACGCTCGTGGTTGCTGGTACCCGCTACCCAGCCCGAAGCATTCGCGAGCGCAGCCGCATCCGAGGTGGACGCGGTGATTCTCGACATCGAAGACGCGGTGGCACCGCATGCAAAGCCTGCAGCACGCGACGCCGTCGTCGCGTGGCTCGAAGCGGGCAACTCTGCCTGGGTTCGAATAAACGACGCGACCACACCGTTCTGGGCCGATGACCTCGAAGCGCTCTCCGGCCTCCGCGGCCTGGCAGGCATCATGCTCGCGAAAACCGAGAGCGGCGGCCAGGTCGATGCCACGGCGGCACGAGTGACAGCTGGGACACGCATCCTCGCTCTGGTCGAATCCGCCGTCGGCCTCGAGGCGACACCGGAGATCGCTCGCGCGGACTCCACCTTCCGATTGGCCTTCGGCAGCGGCGACTTCCGTCGCGACACCGGGATGAGCGACGAACCACTCGCCATGGCGTACCCACGCTCACGGCTGGTGGTATCGAGTCGCGCTGCGCGACTTCCCGGACCCATCGACGGCCCGACGCTGACCGCCAACGACAGTATCCTGGCGCGCGATTCGGCCCTGACCGTCTCGATGGGCATGACCGGCAAACTGTGTATGCACGCGGAACAGGCCCCCATCGTCAACCGCGTGCTCGCTCCAGCCCCAGGAGATGTCACCTGGGCCGACGAGGTCATCGACACGCTGGGCATCGATGGCGCGCACGTGAAGGACGGCAGTGACCTGCCGCGCCTCGCCAAGGCTCTCAAAATTCGCGAAGCAGCAGGAATCTTCGGCATCACGGCCGAGAACAACCCCGCTCACATCAGTTCGAGTCCAACAGGCTTGGGTCGCGAGTGA
- the dxr gene encoding 1-deoxy-D-xylulose-5-phosphate reductoisomerase, whose translation MPEHRTPPVSRPVRVLLLGSTGSIGTQALEVIAANPELFEVVGLAAGGRNVDLLGRQIRDTGVSSVAVADPNAGAELELANVLTGDRAVTELVESVEADVVLNALVGSRGLEPTLAALKSGATLALANKESLVAGGELVLEAAAPGQIVPVDSEHSALAQCLRSGRAEEVERLVLTASGGPFRGWSEAELKSVTPEQAAAHPTWSMGQMNTLNSATMVNKGLELIETHLLFGIPYERIDVTVHRQSIVHSMVTFFDGSTIAQASPPDMRLPIALALGWPNRVANAARPLDFTTAFSWDFEPLDDRVFPAVQLAREAGILGGCMTAVYNAANEVAAEAFLAGRIEFPRIVDTVKEVLGAGSSEWTATPTTVDEVLEADSWARRQARALLNQKV comes from the coding sequence GTGCCCGAGCATCGAACACCTCCAGTATCGCGTCCGGTCCGGGTGTTGCTCCTGGGCAGCACCGGTTCCATCGGAACCCAAGCCCTCGAGGTGATCGCTGCCAATCCCGAATTGTTCGAGGTGGTCGGGCTCGCTGCAGGCGGTCGCAATGTAGACCTGCTCGGACGTCAGATCCGCGATACCGGTGTCTCGTCCGTCGCGGTCGCAGACCCGAATGCGGGTGCCGAATTGGAACTGGCGAACGTCCTCACCGGCGATCGGGCCGTCACCGAACTCGTGGAGTCGGTCGAGGCGGACGTCGTGTTGAACGCTTTGGTGGGCTCGCGAGGGCTGGAGCCGACACTCGCGGCGTTGAAATCCGGAGCGACGCTGGCCCTGGCGAACAAGGAATCTTTGGTCGCGGGCGGAGAGCTCGTCCTCGAAGCTGCGGCTCCCGGGCAGATCGTGCCCGTGGACTCCGAACATTCTGCCCTTGCACAGTGTCTGCGAAGTGGCCGAGCCGAGGAGGTGGAGCGGCTGGTGTTGACTGCGTCGGGCGGCCCGTTCCGCGGTTGGTCGGAGGCGGAGCTGAAATCTGTCACTCCCGAGCAGGCAGCGGCGCATCCGACCTGGTCGATGGGGCAGATGAATACGCTGAACTCTGCGACGATGGTGAACAAGGGGCTCGAACTGATCGAGACCCATCTGCTGTTCGGCATCCCGTACGAGCGGATCGATGTCACGGTTCATCGGCAGTCGATCGTGCATTCGATGGTCACCTTTTTCGATGGATCGACGATCGCGCAGGCGAGCCCGCCCGATATGCGGCTGCCGATCGCGCTCGCATTGGGATGGCCGAACCGGGTGGCTAACGCTGCCCGCCCACTCGATTTCACAACCGCGTTTTCCTGGGATTTCGAACCGCTCGACGATCGAGTGTTTCCGGCTGTCCAACTGGCGCGTGAGGCAGGAATTCTCGGGGGGTGCATGACGGCGGTCTACAACGCCGCGAACGAGGTCGCCGCCGAGGCGTTCCTCGCCGGCCGTATCGAATTCCCACGGATCGTCGACACCGTCAAAGAGGTCCTCGGGGCAGGCAGCAGCGAGTGGACTGCCACTCCCACTACCGTGGACGAGGTACTCGAAGCCGATTCCTGGGCTCGTCGTCAGGCCCGCGCACTCTTGAATCAGAAGGTATAA
- a CDS encoding phosphatidate cytidylyltransferase, which produces MMKQGDGIVVGSERPLGSAVPDPSTPGESVDAIHVEPKSIGDSVPKATGKAGRNLPAAIAVGGGLGVSLILIMVFAPLVWIGVVAVALAIATYEVARRLREAGVLVPRIPLIVGGQAIIWLGWPWGTTGVLSATAGTVLVCMVWLLLQQGLGSAPKNYLRELAVTILVACWLPLLASFAVLMVLQEDGAGRVLVFLIAVVCSDVGGYVAGVLFGKHPMAPAISPKKSWEGLAGSLLFCVIGSLLTVTLILDANSMIGVLLGVVLVVTGTLGDLIESQVKRDLRIKDMGTLLPGHGGIMDRLDSLLPSAFVAWLIFTVLL; this is translated from the coding sequence ATGATGAAGCAAGGAGATGGCATCGTGGTGGGATCGGAACGGCCACTGGGCTCTGCCGTACCCGACCCTTCGACGCCGGGAGAGTCGGTCGACGCTATCCACGTCGAGCCGAAGTCGATAGGGGATTCGGTGCCGAAAGCGACGGGCAAAGCGGGTCGTAATCTGCCGGCGGCGATTGCGGTGGGCGGCGGCTTGGGTGTCTCGCTGATTTTGATCATGGTGTTCGCGCCGTTGGTCTGGATCGGCGTTGTTGCGGTCGCGCTCGCCATCGCTACCTACGAGGTGGCCAGGCGCCTTCGTGAAGCCGGAGTGCTGGTTCCGCGGATTCCGTTGATCGTGGGTGGTCAAGCGATAATTTGGCTTGGCTGGCCCTGGGGAACCACGGGCGTGCTGAGCGCTACCGCAGGCACTGTTCTGGTGTGCATGGTCTGGCTGTTGTTGCAGCAGGGACTCGGTTCGGCACCGAAGAACTACCTTCGCGAACTTGCGGTCACCATCCTGGTGGCATGTTGGCTGCCCCTGCTGGCATCCTTCGCGGTACTGATGGTTCTGCAGGAGGATGGGGCAGGCCGCGTTCTGGTGTTTCTCATTGCTGTCGTGTGCTCGGATGTCGGCGGTTACGTCGCCGGGGTGCTGTTCGGTAAGCACCCGATGGCGCCTGCGATCAGTCCCAAGAAGTCGTGGGAAGGACTCGCCGGGTCGCTCCTTTTCTGTGTCATCGGCAGCCTGCTCACTGTCACTCTCATTCTCGATGCAAACTCGATGATCGGTGTTCTGCTCGGCGTCGTCCTCGTTGTGACCGGCACGCTGGGCGATCTCATCGAATCTCAGGTCAAGCGCGATCTTCGGATCAAGGACATGGGGACCTTGCTGCCGGGCCACGGCGGCATCATGGATCGCCTCGACTCGCTCCTGCCGTCGGCGTTCGTCGCGTGGTTGATCTTCACAGTCCTTCTCTGA
- a CDS encoding methyltransferase domain-containing protein has product MSPPFRSIPSPNIWHWPEVYESENCAQDVDGRIPAELQRIAPWDGRTIVDVGCGTGFHLPLFASRAHRVVGVEPHGPLVDAARTRVVGLGNVEVVSGSAEALPLDDASVDIVHARTAYFFGPGCGRGISEAMRVLRPGGTLVVVDLDVGASPYGDWMRADLPKYDCAAVESFFAAQGFDLTRVDTRWEFADRVTLDAVLGIEFTARTAARAARSIPGLSIDVRYRVHSRPKPVGLELM; this is encoded by the coding sequence ATGTCGCCGCCGTTTCGTTCGATTCCGAGTCCCAACATCTGGCATTGGCCCGAGGTCTACGAGTCGGAGAACTGTGCACAGGATGTCGACGGGCGTATACCTGCGGAACTGCAGAGGATCGCGCCCTGGGACGGCCGGACCATCGTAGATGTGGGATGTGGCACCGGCTTCCATCTGCCGCTGTTCGCCTCGCGTGCTCACCGAGTCGTGGGTGTCGAGCCGCATGGCCCTCTCGTGGACGCGGCGCGGACCCGAGTTGTCGGGCTCGGGAACGTCGAGGTCGTGTCGGGTAGCGCCGAGGCATTACCGCTGGACGACGCCTCGGTGGATATCGTGCACGCGCGGACAGCCTATTTCTTCGGGCCAGGATGCGGCCGCGGTATATCGGAAGCGATGCGTGTGCTCAGGCCGGGTGGAACGCTCGTCGTGGTGGACCTCGACGTCGGGGCATCGCCCTACGGTGACTGGATGCGGGCGGACCTACCGAAATACGACTGTGCGGCCGTCGAATCGTTCTTTGCAGCCCAGGGTTTCGATCTGACCCGGGTAGATACTCGCTGGGAGTTCGCTGATCGGGTGACCCTGGATGCGGTACTGGGTATCGAATTCACGGCCCGCACAGCGGCCAGGGCTGCACGGAGCATCCCCGGACTGAGTATCGATGTGCGATATCGAGTTCACTCGCGACCCAAGCCTGTTGGACTCGAACTGATGTGA
- the rlmN gene encoding 23S rRNA (adenine(2503)-C(2))-methyltransferase RlmN — protein sequence MTADESTAESARPRTRPTLPLVFADRRRGMPSRHLADLDREGLKAAVKDLGLPAFRADQLARHYYGRLEADTTKMTDLPAAIREKVGADLFPPLLTAVKHLSCDEGDTRKTLWKANDGTLLESVLMRYPDRATLCISSQAGCGMACPFCATGQAGLDRNLSTAEIVDQVRSAAADLRDGAVPGGEGRLSNVVFMGMGEPLANYKRVVSAVRKIVSPAPDGLGLSQRSVTVSTVGLAPAIRKLADEGLSVTLAVSLHTPDDELRDTLVPVNNRWSVAEVLSAARYYADQTGRRVSIEYAMIRDVNDQPWRADLLGKKLHKALGSRVHVNLIPLNPTPGSEWDASPKPVEREFVRRVIAQGVSCTVRDTRGQEIAAACGQLAAEN from the coding sequence ATGACCGCCGACGAATCCACAGCCGAGAGCGCCCGCCCGCGGACGAGGCCGACACTGCCGTTGGTGTTCGCGGATCGCCGTCGCGGCATGCCGTCACGACACCTCGCCGACCTGGATCGCGAAGGATTGAAAGCGGCAGTCAAGGATCTTGGGCTGCCTGCCTTTCGTGCCGACCAACTTGCACGCCACTACTACGGCAGGCTTGAAGCGGATACGACCAAAATGACGGACCTTCCGGCAGCGATCCGCGAAAAGGTCGGAGCAGACCTGTTTCCGCCGCTGCTGACGGCCGTCAAGCACTTGTCGTGTGACGAAGGCGACACTCGTAAGACGTTGTGGAAGGCCAATGACGGCACGCTGCTCGAGAGCGTCCTGATGCGGTACCCGGATCGGGCGACCCTCTGCATCTCGAGTCAGGCCGGCTGCGGGATGGCCTGCCCATTTTGCGCTACCGGGCAGGCTGGACTCGATCGCAACCTCTCCACTGCCGAGATCGTCGACCAGGTTCGATCGGCGGCAGCAGATCTACGTGACGGCGCCGTGCCCGGAGGCGAGGGTCGCCTGTCGAACGTCGTGTTCATGGGGATGGGTGAGCCTTTGGCCAACTACAAGCGCGTCGTCTCCGCTGTGCGCAAGATCGTCTCGCCTGCGCCCGATGGGCTCGGCCTGTCGCAGCGGTCGGTGACTGTATCGACCGTTGGTCTCGCACCTGCTATTCGCAAACTGGCCGACGAGGGCTTGTCCGTCACGCTTGCAGTATCGCTGCATACTCCGGACGACGAGTTGCGGGACACCCTGGTGCCGGTGAACAACCGGTGGTCGGTGGCCGAAGTGCTGTCGGCGGCGAGATACTACGCGGATCAGACCGGCCGTCGAGTGTCGATCGAGTACGCGATGATCAGAGATGTGAACGATCAGCCGTGGCGTGCGGACCTGCTGGGCAAGAAACTGCACAAGGCTCTCGGATCGAGAGTGCATGTCAATCTCATTCCGCTCAACCCGACCCCGGGCAGCGAGTGGGACGCCAGCCCGAAGCCCGTCGAACGTGAATTCGTGAGAAGAGTTATTGCGCAAGGTGTTTCGTGCACCGTCCGTGATACTCGCGGTCAGGAGATCGCTGCCGCTTGCGGTCAGCTTGCCGCCGAGAACTGA
- the pyrH gene encoding UMP kinase, with protein sequence MTDPATDRPGFKRVMLKLGGEMFGGGQVGLDPDVVTNVAEQIAEVVATGVQVAVVIGGGNFFRGAELQQRGMDRSRSDYMGMLGTVMNCLALQDFLEKQGVATRVQTAITMGQVAEPYLPLRARRHLEKGRVVIFGAGMGMPYFSTDTTAAQRALEIGAEVLLMAKAVDGVYSADPRLDPDATMFESITHREVIEKGLQVADATAFSLCMDNQMPIMVFNLLIQGNIARAVAGEKIGTLVTS encoded by the coding sequence ATGACCGATCCCGCCACCGACAGGCCCGGATTCAAGCGAGTGATGCTCAAACTGGGTGGAGAGATGTTCGGAGGAGGCCAAGTAGGTCTCGATCCTGACGTCGTCACCAACGTTGCCGAGCAGATTGCCGAGGTCGTAGCCACCGGAGTTCAGGTTGCTGTCGTCATCGGCGGAGGTAACTTTTTTCGGGGTGCCGAACTGCAGCAGCGGGGGATGGACCGTTCCCGCTCCGACTACATGGGCATGCTCGGAACTGTGATGAACTGTCTTGCTTTGCAGGATTTTCTGGAAAAGCAGGGTGTGGCCACCCGTGTGCAGACCGCGATAACGATGGGGCAGGTCGCCGAGCCTTATCTGCCGCTTCGCGCGCGTCGCCATCTGGAGAAGGGGCGAGTCGTCATCTTCGGCGCGGGCATGGGTATGCCGTATTTTTCGACCGACACGACGGCTGCGCAGCGTGCTCTCGAGATCGGTGCCGAGGTATTGCTGATGGCGAAGGCCGTCGACGGCGTCTATTCGGCCGACCCGAGGCTCGACCCGGACGCAACGATGTTCGAATCGATCACGCATCGTGAGGTCATCGAGAAGGGCTTACAGGTCGCCGACGCCACCGCCTTCAGCCTCTGCATGGACAATCAAATGCCGATCATGGTGTTCAACCTGCTCATCCAGGGGAATATCGCCCGCGCTGTCGCGGGTGAGAAGATCGGGACACTGGTCACATCGTGA